A section of the Malus sylvestris chromosome 17, drMalSylv7.2, whole genome shotgun sequence genome encodes:
- the LOC126612146 gene encoding pentatricopeptide repeat-containing protein At2g13420, mitochondrial-like, whose product MIFSAQSRSCSSLRCFQLFSSHGSFHSVQIRRSCSSFPNLNDPNGDTKDANDAELISKILVHHHNPFHAMESSLQLHGITLSSQLVHHTLLRLTNNSKIALAFFHYAKSLPNPPLTTASFNLLIDILAKVRQYDVAWQLIVEMDNFNLTPTATTFLTLIRRLISSGLTRQAIRAFDDIETFVQTKPSSQDFCFLLDTLCKYGHVKVATEVFNKKKHEFVPDVKMYTVLIYGWCKIGRFDMAERFLRDMIEHSIEPNVVTYNVFLNGICRRASLHPQERFEKTIRNAEKVFEEMWNRGIEPDVTSFSIVLHVYSRAHKPELSLDKLKLMRERGIFPTVETYTSVVKCLCSCGRLEDAEELLGEMVRSGVSPCAATYNCFFKEYRGRKNGEGALKLYRKMKEDGFCVPSMHTYNILVGMLLELNRMEIVKEIWNDMKESGVGPDLDSYTMLIHGLCAKQKWREACQFFVEMIEKGLLPQKITFETLYKGLIQSDMLRTWRRLKKKLDEESISFGSEFQKYHLKPFRR is encoded by the coding sequence ATGATTTTTTCAGCACAAAGTCGCTCTTGCTCGTCCTTGCGTTGTTTCCAGTTATTCTCCTCTCATGGTAGTTTCCATTCAGTTCAAATCCGTCGTTCCTGCTCTTCATTCCCCAACCTTAATGACCCAAATGGAGACACAAAGGACGCTAATGATGCTGAGTTGATATCGAAAATCCTTGTCCACCACCATAATCCCTTCCACGCTATGGAGTCCTCTCTCCAACTCCACGGTATTACTCTCTCCTCCCAACTCGTCCACCACACCCTCCTCCGTCTCACCAATAATTCCAAGATTGCCCTTGCCTTCTTCCACTATGCCAAGTCCCTCCCCAACCCTCCTCTCACCACTGCCTCCTTCAACCTGCTCATTGACATCCTTGCCAAGGTCCGTCAGTATGACGTCGCTTGGCAGCTCATTGTTGAAATGGACAACTTCAACCTCACTCCCACTGCCACCACATTTCTTACCCTAATTCGCCGATTGATCTCCTCTGGCCTCACCCGCCAAGCCATTCGGGCCTTTGACGACATTGAAACCTTCGTCCAAACCAAGCCCAGTAGCCAAGATTTTTGCTTTTTGCTTGATACCCTTTGCAAATACGGTCATGTTAAGGTTGCAACAGAAGTTTTTAACAAAAAGAAGCATGAGTTTGTCCCTGATGTCAAAATGTACACTGTTTTGATCTATGGGTGGTGTAAGATTGGTCGTTTCGATATGGCAGAGAGATTCTTGAGGGATATGATTGAGCATAGTATTGAGCCCAATGTCGTTACATATAATGTCTTCCTGAATGGTATTTGTAGGCGTGCGAGTTTGCACCCTCAGGAAAGGTTTGAGAAGACGATAAGGAATGCAGAGAAGGTGTTTGAGGAAATGTGGAATAGAGGGATTGAGCCCGATGTCACTAGTTTTTCGATTGTGCTTCATGTTTATAGCCGGGCACATAAGCCCGAGTTGTCGCTTGATAAGCTGAAGCTGATGAGGGAGAGAGGGATATTCCCCACAGTGGAAACTTACACTTCAGTTGTAAAGTGTCTTTGCTCGTGCGGGAGACTTGAGGATGCAGAGGAGTTGCTTGGTGAGATGGTGAGAAGTGGGGTTAGTCCATGTGCAGCTACGTATAATTGTTTCTTCAAAGAGTACAGGGGGAGAAAGAACGGGGAAGGTGCTTTGAAGTTGTACAGGAAGATGAAGGAGGATGGTTTCTGCGTGCCCAGTATGCACACTTATAACATATTGGTGGGAATGCTTTTGGAATTGAATCGAATGGAGATTGTGAAAGAAATATGGAATGATATGAAAGAGAGTGGGGTGGGACCAGATTTGGATTCGTATACTATGTTGATTCATGGGTTATGTGCAAAACAGAAGTGGAGGGAGGCTTGTCAGTTCTTTGTGGAGATGATAGAGAAGGGTCTTCTTCCTCAGAAGATTACTTTTGAGACACTCTACAAAGGGTTGATACAATCTGATATGTTGAGAACTTGGCGAagattgaagaagaaactcGATGAAGAGTCTATTTCGTTTGGATCAGAGTTCCAAAAGTATCACCTTAAGCCATTTAGGAGATGA
- the LOC126612419 gene encoding DNA-directed RNA polymerases II, IV and V subunit 6A-like, whose protein sequence is MADEDYNDMDIGYEDEPVEPEIEEGAEEVEDAENANDDLPGDAIEVDDKEEEAPVERPRRTSKFMTKYERARILGTRAVQISMNAPVMVELQGETDPLEIAMKELRERKVPFTIRRYLPDGSYEDWGVDELIVEDSWKRQVGGE, encoded by the exons ATGGCGGACGAAGATTACAATGATATGGACATCGGGTACGAGGATGAGCCGGTAGAGCCAGAGATTGAG GAAGGCGCAGAGGAGGTAGAGGATGCGGAGAATGCTAACGATGATCTTCCAGGCGATGCCATTGAAGTTgatgacaaagaagaagaagcaccGGTGGAACGACCGCGAAGAACATCCAAATTTATGACCAAATATGAACGTGCTAGAATATTGGGTACTCGTGCTGTGCAGATCAG CATGAATGCCCCTGTGATGGTTGAGTTGCAGGGTGAGACTGACCCGCTTGAG ATTGCTATGAAGGAGCTTCGTGAGCGGAAGGTGCCCTTCACCATTCGCCGCTACCTGCCTGATGGAAG TTACGAAGATTGGGGAGTAGATGAGTTGATTGTGGAAGACTCGTGGAAGAGGCAGGTGGGAGGTGAATGA
- the LOC126610962 gene encoding tyrosine aminotransferase-like has protein sequence MVEKESKKKWNFEGNFHGEQKTVSPPITVRGILYMIMRSLNKDDDRPIIPLGHGDPSAFPCFRTSAAAEDAVVDALRSARYNSYSPTVGILPARRAIAGYLSHDLPYNLSPDDVYLTVGCSNAIEVIIEALARPGANILVPRPGFPYYDVRAACSNLEVRHYDLLPDKGWEVDLEAVEALSDENTVAMVIINPGNPCGNVHSPQHLEKIAEKARKLGILVIADEVYEQITFGSTKFVPMAAFAATVPVITLGSISKRWTVPGWRLGWLVTCDPTAALKNSGLNERITACLEVTTDPATFVQAAVPQILEKTKEEFYSNIIAILRRCADICFDRLQEIPCITCPSKPEGSMFLMVKLNLELLDDIGDDMEFCIKLAEEESVVVLPGVAVGMKNWLRVTFACDHSCLEDGLGRMKAFCQRHAKKH, from the exons ATGGTGGAGAAAGAGTCGAAGAAGAAGTGGAATTTTGAGGGGAATTTCCATGGAGAGCAAAAAACGGTATCACCACCAATCACAGTTCGAGGAATCCTGTACATGATAATGCGAAGTCTCAACAAAGATGACGACAGACCAATCATTCCTCTTGGTCACGGTGACCCCTCCGCCTTCCCATGCTTCCGAACTAGTGCTGCAGCTGAAGACGCCGTCGTCGACGCCCTTCGCTCCGCCCGCTATAACTCTTACTCTCCCACCGTTGGTATTCTACCGGCAAGAAG GGCCATTGCTGGTTACCTCTCCCATGACCTCCCGTACAACCTATCACCGGACGATGTTTATCTTACAGTTGGATGTTCAAATGCGATTGAAGTCATCATAGAAGCTCTTGCACGTCCGGGTGCCAACATTTTGGTTCCGAGGCCAGGCTTCCCTTACTATGATGTTCGGGCGGCCTGTTCCAATCTCGAAGTCCGTCATTATGATCTCCTTCCGGACAAGGGCTGGGAGGTTGATCTCGAAGCTGTTGAAGCACTTTCGGATGAAAATACTGTTGCCATGGTGATCATCAATCCTGGCAATCCTTGTGGAAATGTACACTCACCTCAACACTTGGAGAAG ATTGCGGAGAAAGCGAGGAAGCTTGGGATTCTGGTAATTGCTGATGAAGTTTATGAGCAGATTACTTTTGGAAGTACCAAGTTTGTGCCAATGGCGGCATTTGCAGCTACTGTGCCAGTTATTACGCTTGGTTCTATATCGAAGAGATGGACCGTACCTGGTTGGCGACTTGGTTGGCTTGTCACCTGTGATCCCACTGCCGCTCTTAAAAATTCtggg CTAAATGAGCGCATAACGGCGTGTCTTGAAGTTACAACTGATCCCGCAACCTTCGTCCAG GCAGCAGTTCCTCAAATTCTAGAGAAGACCaaagaggagttctattcaaacATAATTGCGATTTTAAGACGTTGCGCGGACATATGTTTTGATAGACTTCAGGAAATCCCCTGCATTACTTGCCCAAGCAAACCAGAGGGTTCCATGTTTCTAATG GTGAAGCTAAACCTCGAATTATTGGATGACATTGGTGATGATATGGAGTTTTGCATTAAACTTGCCGAAGAGGAATCTGTTGTCGTTTTACCTG GGGTGGCTGTGGGAATGAAGAACTGGTTGCGCGTAACCTTCGCTTGCGATCATTCATGTCTCGAAGATGGCCTTGGCCGGATGAAAGCCTTCTGCCAACGGCATGCCAAGAAACATTAG